One Aegilops tauschii subsp. strangulata cultivar AL8/78 chromosome 7, Aet v6.0, whole genome shotgun sequence genomic window carries:
- the LOC109770796 gene encoding B3 domain-containing protein Os06g0194400 isoform X1: MAGAVAYEEQRRRQVEENRRKLDQLNLHHLSAALRDAAVAPRPSPVKSAKRKPRGPPPGDAPPRRSGRVASLPEQPNYRFEDTYADIEKKIRWGGSRTHSTRTDLIDRVYATEEARTYATDMAEELQAKLDPRHPSFVKPMTQSHVTGGFWLGLPKQFCTKYLPKRDEWITLVDEKGTESDSYYLARKWGLSAQWKAFAINHKLVDGDCLVFERIHQTRFKVHIIRQSSYYK; encoded by the exons ATGGCCGGAGCGGTCGCGTACGAGGAGCAGCGCCGGAGGCAGGTGGAGGAGAACAGGCGCAAGCTCGACCAGCTCAACCTGCACCACCTCTCCGCCGCCCTCAgggacgccgccgtcgcccccagGCCCTCGCCG GTCAAATCTGCGAAGCGGAAGCCTCGAGGGCCGCCGCCGGGGGACGCCCCGCCCCGCCGCTCCGGCCGCGTCGCCAGCCTCCCCGAGCAGCCCAACTACCGGTTCGAG GATACCTATGCTGACATTGAGAAGAAGATCAGGTGGGG GGGGAGCAGGACGCACAGCACAAGGACTGACTTGATCGATCGAGTCTACGCGACCGAAGAAGCCAGAACCTACGCCACCGACATGGCTGAAGAGCTGCAGGCCAAGCTGGACCCCCGCCACCCCAGTTTTGTCAAGCCCATGACCCAGTCTCACGTCACCGGAGGGTTCTGGCTA GGCCTCCCCAAGCAGTTCTGCACCAAGTATCTCCCAAAGCGTGATGAGTGGATCACTTTGGTGGATGAGAAGGGTACCGAGTCCGATTCGTACTACCTTGCGCGCAAGTGGGGCCTCAGCGCCCAGTGGAAAGCGTTCGCAATCAACCACAAGCTGGTCGATGGTGACTGCCTGGTGTTCGAGCGCATCCACCAGACAAGGTTCAAG GTCCACATTATCAGACAAAGTTCGTATTATAAGTAA
- the LOC109770796 gene encoding B3 domain-containing protein Os06g0194400 isoform X2: MAGAVAYEEQRRRQVEENRRKLDQLNLHHLSAALRDAAVAPRPSPVKSAKRKPRGPPPGDAPPRRSGRVASLPEQPNYRFEDTYADIEKKIRGSRTHSTRTDLIDRVYATEEARTYATDMAEELQAKLDPRHPSFVKPMTQSHVTGGFWLGLPKQFCTKYLPKRDEWITLVDEKGTESDSYYLARKWGLSAQWKAFAINHKLVDGDCLVFERIHQTRFKVHIIRQSSYYK; encoded by the exons ATGGCCGGAGCGGTCGCGTACGAGGAGCAGCGCCGGAGGCAGGTGGAGGAGAACAGGCGCAAGCTCGACCAGCTCAACCTGCACCACCTCTCCGCCGCCCTCAgggacgccgccgtcgcccccagGCCCTCGCCG GTCAAATCTGCGAAGCGGAAGCCTCGAGGGCCGCCGCCGGGGGACGCCCCGCCCCGCCGCTCCGGCCGCGTCGCCAGCCTCCCCGAGCAGCCCAACTACCGGTTCGAG GATACCTATGCTGACATTGAGAAGAAGATCAG GGGGAGCAGGACGCACAGCACAAGGACTGACTTGATCGATCGAGTCTACGCGACCGAAGAAGCCAGAACCTACGCCACCGACATGGCTGAAGAGCTGCAGGCCAAGCTGGACCCCCGCCACCCCAGTTTTGTCAAGCCCATGACCCAGTCTCACGTCACCGGAGGGTTCTGGCTA GGCCTCCCCAAGCAGTTCTGCACCAAGTATCTCCCAAAGCGTGATGAGTGGATCACTTTGGTGGATGAGAAGGGTACCGAGTCCGATTCGTACTACCTTGCGCGCAAGTGGGGCCTCAGCGCCCAGTGGAAAGCGTTCGCAATCAACCACAAGCTGGTCGATGGTGACTGCCTGGTGTTCGAGCGCATCCACCAGACAAGGTTCAAG GTCCACATTATCAGACAAAGTTCGTATTATAAGTAA
- the LOC109770797 gene encoding GDSL esterase/lipase At5g45910 → MGSGGRLVLAALMAVALAILHPSAEAASLHGGGLFDSIFAFGDSFTDTGNNPIVFGWYNVFDVVMRPPYGMTSFGGHPTGRNCNGRLIIDFIAQGLGLPLVPPYLSHKGSFQQGANFAVGGATALNSSFFHIGDPPGASPFPLNTSLEVQLGWFEELKPSLCQTDQECKDFFGRSLFFVGEFGINDYHYSFGKKSMQEIRAFVPDLIQTISMGAERVIEHGAKTLVVPGMIPSGCAPPILVAFEDADASEYDATTGCLKEPNEIVKLHNSLLRDAVQKLRAEHPDVTIIHTDLFNHVMEMVKAPEKFGINKDDVLRVCCGGRGRYHYNLSVACGDEAATTCEDPSTHLFWDGVHLTEAAYHYIAEDWLNTIVSSLPTTASS, encoded by the exons ATGGGTAGTGGTGGAAGGTTAGTGTTGGCTGCCCTCATGGCGGTGGCACTCGCCATCTTGCACCCATCGGCTGAGGCGGCCTCCCTCCATGGTGGCGGGCTGTTCGACTCCATCTTCGCCTTTGGCGACTCATTCACGGACACAGGCAACAACCCCATAGTTTTCGGCTGGTACAACGTTTTTGACGTCGTGATGCGCCCTCCCTACGGCATGACCTCCTTCGGTGGCCACCCCACTGGCCGCAACTGCAACGGCCGCCTCATCATCGACTTCATCG CTCAAGGCCTAGGCTTGCCTCTCGTGCCACCGTATCTGTCACACAAGGGGAGCTTCCAGCAGGGCGCGAACTTCGCCGTTGGTGGCGCCACCGCTCTCAACTCCAGCTTCTTCCACATCGGTGACCCTCCCGGCGCCAGCCCGTTCCCCCTCAACACCAGCCTCGAAGTGCAGCTTGGCTGGTTTGAGGAGCTCAAGCCTTCCTTGTGCCAAACGGACCAAG AGTGCAAGGATTTCTTCGGCAGATCGCTCTTCTTCGTGGGTGAATTTGGGATCAACGACTACCACTACTCCTTCGGGAAGAAGAGTATGCAAGAAATCAGAGCATTCGTGCCAGATCTCATCCAGACCATCTCCATGGGTGCCGAG AGAGTGATCGAGCACGGGGCGAAGACTCTAGTTGTCCCTGGGATGATCCCGTCCGGATGCGCGCCGCCGATCCTCGTCGCCTTCGAGGACGCCGACGCTTCGGAATATGATGCCACCACCGGTTGTCTCAAGGAGCCTAACGAGATCGTGAAGCTCCACAACTCTCTGCTGCGAGACGCCGTCCAGAAGCTGCGGGCGGAGCACCCTGATGTGACCATCATCCACACTGACCTGTTCAACCACGTTATGGAGATGGTCAAGGCGCCTGAAAAATTCG GGATTAACAAAGATGACGTTCTTAGAGTTTGTTGTGGAGGACGTGGGAGGTACCACTACAACCTCTCGGTTGCTTGTGGCGACGAAGCCGCGACGACGTGCGAGGATCCGTCCACTCATCTATTCTGGGACGGTGTCCACCTGACGGAGGCAGCTTACCACTACATCGCTGAAGATTGGCTCAACACCATAGTAAGCAGCCTGCCTACAACAGCTAGCTCTTAA